From the genome of Variovorax sp. RA8, one region includes:
- a CDS encoding putative quinol monooxygenase — translation MHYVLARITVKPEVAELAKSLLLDLVAKSRQHPGCMAYELFQQTEAPHVFQTVEQWKDKADAEAHMKTLHVGAALAAASPLLAGVPEIVAYSRLA, via the coding sequence ATGCACTACGTCCTCGCACGCATCACCGTCAAACCCGAGGTCGCGGAGCTCGCGAAAAGCCTCCTCCTCGACCTCGTGGCCAAGTCGCGGCAGCACCCCGGGTGCATGGCCTACGAGCTTTTCCAGCAGACCGAGGCGCCCCACGTGTTCCAGACCGTGGAGCAATGGAAGGACAAGGCCGACGCCGAGGCGCACATGAAGACGCTGCATGTCGGCGCCGCGCTCGCCGCGGCGAGCCCGCTGCTCGCGGGAGTGCCCGAGATCGTCGCGTACAGCCGGCTCGCCTAG
- a CDS encoding NADPH:quinone reductase, producing MKAAWYSQNGPAHEVLVIGELPMPAPQPGEVLVELHTSGVNPSDVKSRAGRPVESGIVVPHSDGAGIIVDVGAGVPAERVGEPVWIWNGQWKRPMGTAAEYIAVPQGQAVQLPPGFGFEAAACLGIPALTAVHAVRCAGDLQGRTVLVTGAGSAVGHYVTQLARARGARVLGTAGSPARRDHAVAAGAAHVIDYKREPLAERVKELTAGSGADAIVDLDFSSMARLLPQGVLKPHGRYVGYGSNQRGEVPVDIRTLLWSSLELRFFLVYDLLSQERQDAIAELGALLEAGSLAHAVGAVFPLSDIVAAHQAVEAGDRVGNVVLRTRG from the coding sequence ATGAAAGCTGCCTGGTACTCGCAAAACGGTCCGGCCCACGAGGTCCTGGTGATCGGCGAACTCCCCATGCCTGCTCCGCAGCCCGGGGAAGTGCTCGTCGAGCTCCATACTTCCGGGGTCAACCCGTCGGACGTGAAGTCGCGGGCCGGCCGGCCCGTTGAATCCGGGATCGTCGTTCCGCACAGCGACGGTGCCGGCATCATCGTCGACGTTGGCGCGGGGGTACCGGCGGAGCGCGTCGGCGAGCCCGTCTGGATCTGGAACGGGCAGTGGAAGCGGCCGATGGGGACGGCCGCGGAGTACATCGCCGTGCCGCAGGGGCAGGCCGTGCAGTTGCCGCCAGGTTTTGGATTCGAAGCAGCGGCCTGCCTGGGCATTCCCGCCCTGACGGCGGTGCATGCCGTGCGTTGTGCAGGCGATCTGCAAGGGCGCACTGTGCTGGTGACCGGAGCAGGCAGCGCCGTGGGGCACTATGTGACGCAACTCGCCCGGGCGCGCGGGGCGCGTGTGCTGGGAACGGCGGGTTCTCCCGCCCGGCGTGACCATGCCGTCGCTGCCGGGGCCGCGCACGTGATCGACTACAAGCGGGAGCCCTTGGCCGAGCGCGTCAAGGAACTCACGGCTGGGTCCGGCGCCGATGCCATCGTCGACCTGGACTTCTCGAGCATGGCGCGACTGCTGCCGCAAGGCGTGCTGAAGCCGCACGGGCGCTATGTCGGCTACGGGTCCAATCAGCGCGGCGAGGTGCCCGTCGACATCCGGACGCTCCTGTGGAGCTCGCTGGAGCTGCGCTTCTTCCTGGTTTACGACCTGCTGTCGCAGGAGCGCCAGGACGCAATCGCGGAACTCGGTGCGTTGCTGGAGGCGGGCAGCCTCGCGCATGCCGTCGGCGCGGTATTCCCGTTGTCCGACATCGTGGCCGCGCACCAGGCGGTCGAGGCAGGGGATCGTGTCGGCAACGTCGTCTTGCGCACGCGCGGGTGA
- a CDS encoding fumarylacetoacetate hydrolase family protein: MKWVNFSVPGGSSAYGILESDDCIRAVRGSPFDAYEPTGAVHALADVKLEVPLIPRTFYAAGLNYVKHIREYAEQTGERIAEPKQADIGYRAVNALVAHDEAVVIPQDAQQVEYEGELVVVIGKQARHLSEADALSCVLGYTIGNDVSERLWQASDRTFWRSKNTDTFKPMGPWIETGFDLDAAETTVRLNGEARTHFRTADMLFGISTFISRMTRYLTLYPGDVIWMGTDGKSPRLKAGDVVEVEISGLGCLRNHFVAAQDMPR, from the coding sequence ATGAAGTGGGTCAATTTCTCTGTCCCCGGCGGGTCCAGCGCCTATGGGATCCTCGAGTCCGACGATTGCATCCGCGCAGTCCGCGGAAGTCCCTTCGACGCCTACGAGCCGACCGGTGCGGTGCATGCGCTGGCCGATGTGAAGCTCGAAGTCCCGCTGATCCCGAGGACCTTCTATGCGGCCGGGCTCAACTACGTCAAGCACATCCGCGAGTACGCCGAGCAGACGGGCGAACGGATCGCCGAGCCCAAGCAGGCCGACATTGGCTACCGTGCGGTCAACGCGCTCGTGGCGCATGACGAGGCTGTCGTCATCCCGCAGGACGCGCAGCAGGTCGAGTACGAAGGCGAGCTGGTCGTGGTCATCGGCAAGCAGGCCAGGCACCTGAGCGAAGCCGATGCGCTCTCGTGCGTGCTGGGCTACACCATCGGCAACGATGTGAGCGAGCGATTGTGGCAGGCATCGGACCGCACCTTCTGGCGCTCCAAGAACACCGACACCTTCAAGCCGATGGGGCCGTGGATCGAGACCGGGTTCGACCTGGACGCGGCCGAGACCACCGTGCGGCTGAACGGCGAGGCACGGACCCATTTCCGGACCGCCGACATGCTGTTCGGAATTAGCACCTTCATCAGCCGCATGACGCGCTACCTCACGCTCTACCCGGGCGACGTGATCTGGATGGGCACCGACGGCAAGTCGCCCCGGCTGAAGGCCGGAGACGTGGTCGAGGTCGAGATCAGCGGGTTGGGCTGCCTTCGCAACCATTTCGTGGCAGCGCAGGACATGCCTCGGTAG
- a CDS encoding Bug family tripartite tricarboxylate transporter substrate binding protein, which translates to MKRHTTRRLVLIAAALWGTASLSTPALAQGDYPNKPIKVVVGYSAGGPTDVLARVLGQDIGAVLGQPVVIENKPGVNGNIATDYVRHAAPDGYTLIVNTISHNVNPLLQPDRIKYDPVKDFTPVSMVAVLPQLIVVAGDSPYKTLGDLVKKAQSAPGAVTYGTAGVGGSAHLAAALLEQRSNTKMNHIPFKGNAPALTEVIAGRVDFMFYPMVGVSEFVTGGKVRILAATTAKRHPDYPQVPTTAELGFPGFEDYAQPIGFIAPAGLPAPIAAKLDAAIVAVLNKPAMQARFKSLGAELKHLGPDEYREWLGQDRARWAQLIRSANIKAE; encoded by the coding sequence ATGAAGAGACATACCACCCGCCGCCTCGTGCTGATCGCCGCCGCCCTGTGGGGCACCGCCAGCCTCTCCACGCCCGCCCTCGCCCAGGGTGACTATCCGAACAAGCCGATCAAGGTCGTGGTCGGCTATAGCGCCGGCGGGCCCACCGACGTGCTGGCACGCGTGCTCGGGCAGGACATCGGCGCCGTGCTCGGCCAACCGGTCGTGATCGAGAACAAGCCGGGCGTCAACGGCAACATCGCGACCGACTACGTGCGGCATGCTGCACCCGACGGCTATACGCTGATCGTCAACACGATCTCGCACAACGTCAATCCGCTGCTGCAGCCCGATCGCATCAAGTACGACCCCGTCAAGGATTTCACGCCCGTCAGCATGGTCGCGGTGCTGCCGCAGCTCATCGTCGTGGCGGGCGATTCGCCGTACAAGACGCTCGGCGACCTGGTGAAAAAGGCGCAGAGCGCGCCCGGCGCGGTCACCTACGGCACGGCCGGCGTGGGCGGCTCCGCGCACCTGGCGGCTGCGCTGCTGGAGCAGCGCAGCAACACCAAGATGAATCACATCCCGTTCAAGGGCAATGCGCCAGCGTTGACCGAGGTGATCGCAGGTCGCGTGGACTTCATGTTCTACCCCATGGTCGGCGTGTCCGAGTTCGTCACCGGCGGCAAGGTCCGCATCCTGGCGGCAACGACAGCCAAGCGCCACCCCGACTACCCGCAGGTGCCCACCACCGCCGAGCTCGGCTTCCCGGGCTTCGAGGATTACGCCCAGCCGATCGGCTTCATCGCGCCTGCGGGCCTGCCCGCCCCTATCGCCGCCAAGCTGGACGCCGCCATCGTCGCGGTCTTGAACAAGCCCGCGATGCAGGCAAGGTTCAAGTCGCTGGGCGCCGAACTGAAACACCTCGGCCCCGACGAATACCGGGAGTGGCTGGGGCAGGATCGCGCGCGCTGGGCGCAATTGATCCGCAGCGCCAACATCAAGGCCGAATAG
- a CDS encoding alpha-hydroxy acid oxidase, translating to MTSGVADCYSIADLRELARRRLPRAVFDFYDGGAEDERTLAGNAQAFGRLNLAPRVLVDVSAASSTCSLLGAPAGMPAAIAPTGAAGFGCRGADLALARAAAKMGMPYTLSSSATTAIETIADKAPGRLWFQAYVLRNRDFFWQLIERARQAEYEALVITVDLPVGGKRERDFHNHFAIPFRFTPRNVLDFASRPRWAFDMLLRGMPVMENLRGLEATATHASAIASSVGRSYDPAFDWARLAEVRERWPRKLIVKGVSRGDDARRLATMGVDAIVVSNHGGRQLDGAVPSLLALPEVLQGTGGRLPVLVDGGIRRGSDIAKALAIGAQGVLLGRATLFGAVAAGDAGAQRALDILHDELLRTMRLCGAPTAAQLSADLLRPAEPDASWPALAAAPPAARHVALRAQRTPELVNP from the coding sequence ATGACCAGCGGCGTGGCCGACTGCTATTCGATCGCCGATCTGCGCGAGCTCGCGCGGCGCCGGCTGCCGCGCGCGGTGTTCGACTTCTACGATGGCGGCGCCGAGGACGAGCGAACCCTCGCCGGCAACGCCCAAGCCTTTGGCCGATTGAACCTGGCACCGCGCGTGCTCGTCGATGTCTCCGCGGCCTCGTCCACCTGCAGCCTGCTGGGCGCTCCCGCCGGCATGCCGGCCGCCATTGCTCCCACCGGCGCGGCCGGCTTCGGCTGCCGCGGTGCCGATCTCGCGCTTGCGCGCGCGGCCGCCAAGATGGGCATGCCCTATACCTTGTCGAGCAGCGCCACCACGGCCATCGAAACCATCGCCGACAAAGCACCCGGCCGCCTGTGGTTCCAGGCCTATGTGCTGCGCAACCGGGACTTCTTCTGGCAGCTGATCGAACGCGCCCGCCAGGCCGAGTACGAGGCCTTGGTCATCACCGTCGACCTGCCGGTCGGCGGCAAGCGCGAACGCGATTTCCACAACCACTTCGCCATCCCGTTCCGGTTCACGCCGCGCAACGTGCTCGACTTCGCCTCGCGCCCGCGCTGGGCGTTCGACATGCTGCTGCGCGGCATGCCGGTCATGGAGAACCTGCGCGGCCTCGAAGCCACTGCCACCCACGCGAGCGCCATCGCCTCGTCCGTCGGGCGCAGCTACGACCCGGCCTTCGACTGGGCGCGGCTGGCAGAGGTGCGGGAGCGCTGGCCTCGCAAGCTGATCGTCAAGGGCGTGAGCCGCGGCGACGATGCCCGGCGCCTGGCCACGATGGGCGTGGATGCGATCGTCGTGTCCAACCACGGCGGCCGGCAGCTCGATGGCGCGGTGCCCAGCCTGCTGGCGCTGCCCGAGGTGCTTCAGGGCACGGGCGGACGCCTGCCGGTGCTGGTGGACGGCGGCATCCGCCGCGGCAGCGACATCGCCAAGGCGCTCGCCATCGGTGCGCAAGGCGTGCTGCTCGGCCGCGCGACCCTGTTCGGCGCGGTGGCTGCCGGCGATGCCGGCGCGCAGCGCGCCCTCGACATCCTGCACGACGAACTGTTGCGGACGATGCGCCTGTGCGGCGCGCCAACCGCGGCGCAGCTCTCGGCCGACCTCCTGCGGCCTGCCGAACCAGATGCTTCGTGGCCTGCCTTGGCGGCTGCGCCGCCGGCGGCCCGCCATGTCGCGCTCCGCGCCCAACGAACACCCGAGCTCGTGAACCCCTGA
- a CDS encoding TauD/TfdA dioxygenase family protein — MTMRIIPTGATLGARVEDLDLSRPLSAEVFEQLLQALGRHGVLSYPKQELSAAQLRDFSASFGRLEVNVAGAYQEPGMPEVMVLSNIVENGKPIGMSDAGQDWHTDMSYNKMIAFTNVLYGIRIPHRDGRPLGNTEFCNMHAAYEGLPDAWKQRLDGMTVLHDFDKFWEMMRRERGSTRPPLTPAQRAARPPVSHPLFLRHPITGRRVLYANPGYAVRINELDPKESDEALEFLFAHQTRPEYRYAHRWETGDVLMWDNMGTIHNAIPDYRPDEPRLIKRCQVMATRFFHDDGTPREVARTELEAA; from the coding sequence ATGACCATGCGCATCATTCCCACTGGCGCAACGCTCGGTGCCCGCGTCGAAGACCTCGACCTTTCGCGCCCGCTCTCGGCCGAGGTCTTCGAGCAGTTGCTGCAGGCGCTCGGTCGCCACGGCGTGCTCAGCTATCCGAAGCAGGAACTGAGCGCTGCGCAGCTGCGCGACTTCTCGGCAAGCTTCGGCAGGCTCGAAGTCAATGTCGCCGGCGCCTACCAGGAGCCCGGCATGCCCGAGGTGATGGTGCTCTCCAACATCGTTGAAAACGGCAAGCCGATCGGCATGTCCGACGCCGGGCAGGACTGGCACACCGACATGTCCTACAACAAGATGATCGCGTTCACCAACGTGCTCTACGGCATCAGGATTCCCCATCGCGACGGTCGACCCCTGGGGAACACCGAGTTCTGCAACATGCACGCGGCCTACGAAGGCTTGCCCGATGCATGGAAGCAGCGGCTCGACGGCATGACGGTGCTGCACGACTTCGACAAGTTCTGGGAAATGATGCGCCGGGAGCGCGGCAGCACCCGCCCGCCACTCACCCCCGCCCAACGCGCGGCCCGCCCGCCCGTGTCGCACCCGCTCTTCCTGCGCCACCCCATCACCGGCCGCCGCGTGCTGTATGCCAACCCTGGGTATGCGGTGCGCATCAACGAGCTGGACCCGAAGGAGAGCGACGAAGCGCTCGAGTTCCTCTTCGCGCACCAGACGCGGCCCGAGTACCGCTATGCGCATCGATGGGAGACCGGCGACGTGCTCATGTGGGACAACATGGGCACCATTCACAACGCGATTCCCGACTACCGGCCCGACGAGCCGCGCCTCATCAAGCGCTGCCAGGTCATGGCAACGCGCTTCTTCCATGACGACGGTACGCCGCGCGAGGTGGCCCGCACGGAGCTCGAAGCCGCATGA
- a CDS encoding iron-containing alcohol dehydrogenase family protein: MLPASFTHRGTATRLVLREGAIDALRAELAELGIGRPLVLGGARMQRSEQFARVIAALDGLPHVLAEPVPAHSSVGLVEALAAQSIADGVDGFIAVGGGSSSDTAKAVALLMAEGGRLADHAVRFTPPASLVVPRLAAPKLPIVAIPQTASGAEVTVSLGVRDDDGAKLLFTDTQLAARLVLIDPRANLEIPASLMCATGMNGLAHCIEGLYSKERSPLAETLALDAMARFAQALPAVHRAPRDAGARAALLYAAHLSGLVLVNARTCLHHAICHAIGAVTGAGHGDANAVMLPHAVAFNADAAAEPLARAAAALGAGASAGALARALHELQSATGVATRLRDIGVPREDLDRIAAKTMRERGLYYNPRPVACEREIRALLDTAY, translated from the coding sequence ATGCTGCCGGCCTCCTTCACCCACCGCGGCACGGCCACGCGGCTGGTCCTTCGCGAAGGCGCCATCGACGCCCTGCGCGCCGAACTCGCGGAACTCGGAATCGGGCGGCCTCTGGTGCTGGGCGGTGCGCGCATGCAGCGCTCCGAGCAGTTCGCCCGTGTCATCGCCGCGCTGGACGGTTTGCCGCATGTGCTGGCCGAGCCGGTACCCGCACATTCCAGCGTGGGCTTGGTGGAAGCGCTCGCCGCGCAATCGATCGCCGACGGAGTCGATGGCTTCATAGCCGTCGGTGGCGGAAGCAGCTCGGACACCGCCAAGGCGGTCGCGCTGCTGATGGCCGAAGGCGGCCGGCTCGCCGACCATGCGGTGCGCTTCACGCCACCGGCTTCACTGGTCGTGCCGCGCCTCGCCGCCCCCAAGCTGCCGATCGTCGCGATTCCACAGACGGCGTCGGGTGCCGAGGTGACGGTCTCGCTCGGCGTGCGCGACGACGACGGGGCCAAGCTCCTGTTCACGGACACGCAGCTCGCCGCCCGCCTGGTGCTGATCGATCCGCGTGCCAATCTCGAGATACCCGCCTCGCTGATGTGCGCCACCGGCATGAACGGGCTCGCCCACTGTATCGAGGGCCTTTATTCGAAGGAGCGATCGCCGTTGGCCGAGACCCTCGCACTCGACGCAATGGCGCGTTTCGCGCAGGCCTTGCCGGCCGTGCATCGCGCGCCGCGCGACGCCGGCGCGCGCGCGGCCCTGCTGTATGCCGCACACCTGTCCGGGCTTGTGCTGGTGAATGCCCGCACCTGCCTGCATCACGCGATCTGTCACGCCATCGGCGCGGTGACCGGCGCCGGTCATGGCGATGCCAATGCGGTGATGCTGCCGCACGCCGTCGCCTTCAATGCCGATGCCGCGGCCGAGCCACTGGCGCGCGCTGCAGCGGCGCTGGGCGCCGGCGCATCTGCCGGCGCGCTGGCGCGCGCGCTGCACGAGCTGCAGTCCGCCACTGGCGTTGCGACCCGGCTGCGCGACATCGGCGTGCCGCGGGAAGACCTCGACCGCATCGCCGCCAAGACGATGCGGGAGCGCGGCCTCTACTACAACCCCCGCCCGGTCGCCTGTGAGCGCGAGATCCGCGCTCTGCTCGACACCGCGTACTGA
- a CDS encoding YybH family protein → MTSVPTRQAAPLLAELTQQLHVFFHALDVRRYERMLELFTDDCRWLRQGQWLEGKAAVRAALEARPTGVDTRHVLTNAHVSACQGALVEVEAYMTAYRYPAAAQPGDVPSCPGPLRFNLTTTVFRRDTDCDWRIAEQRMVAAFAFAG, encoded by the coding sequence ATGACATCTGTTCCCACACGACAAGCCGCACCGTTGCTCGCTGAGCTGACGCAGCAACTGCACGTCTTCTTCCATGCGCTCGACGTGCGCCGCTATGAGCGCATGCTCGAGCTGTTCACCGACGACTGCCGCTGGCTGCGCCAGGGGCAATGGCTCGAAGGCAAGGCCGCGGTGCGTGCGGCACTGGAAGCCCGCCCGACCGGCGTCGACACCCGCCATGTGCTCACCAATGCCCACGTGAGTGCCTGCCAGGGGGCATTGGTAGAGGTCGAGGCCTACATGACCGCCTACCGCTATCCCGCCGCGGCGCAGCCCGGCGATGTGCCATCCTGCCCCGGCCCGCTGCGCTTCAATCTCACAACCACCGTGTTCCGCCGCGATACGGACTGCGACTGGCGCATCGCGGAACAACGCATGGTGGCGGCCTTCGCCTTCGCTGGATGA
- a CDS encoding LysR family transcriptional regulator, whose protein sequence is MDRLRCLQIFTEVARCGSFARAAMQLSLSRATVTKHVAWLESSMGAQLLKRSSKQVALTEAGARVLETGRDLLERYEAIEGEVRDVVHLPRGAIRVGTPPSFGAYHLMRLISQFTHRYPDIEVTVVHDDGRSDLVTEALDLSIRIAPSLEDASYIAQSLMKSPQVVVASPAYLKRHGRPATAADLARHNCLVHIVKSSAGVWKFAGDPPQEVRVRGTVRSNLGDAIKQAALLGTGISLHPYYMVSEELRAGTLEALLPGSVPEELDIYVVFSTRRNMPTRVRHLLEFLKEWSRHPPDWALPAAAGATRPRASRTRSPPGPT, encoded by the coding sequence GTGGATCGCCTTCGCTGCCTTCAAATCTTCACCGAGGTCGCCCGCTGCGGCAGCTTCGCGCGTGCCGCCATGCAGCTCTCGCTCTCGCGGGCGACGGTCACCAAGCACGTGGCCTGGCTCGAGTCGTCCATGGGTGCCCAGTTGCTCAAGCGCAGCTCGAAGCAGGTCGCGCTCACGGAGGCCGGCGCACGCGTGCTCGAAACAGGGCGCGATCTGCTCGAGCGCTACGAGGCGATCGAAGGGGAGGTGCGCGACGTCGTGCATCTGCCGCGCGGGGCGATCCGGGTGGGAACGCCGCCGTCCTTCGGCGCCTACCACCTCATGCGGCTGATCTCGCAGTTCACGCATCGGTATCCGGACATCGAGGTTACCGTGGTGCACGATGACGGGCGCTCCGACCTCGTCACCGAGGCACTCGATCTGTCGATCCGGATCGCGCCCTCGCTCGAAGACGCGAGCTACATCGCCCAGTCGCTCATGAAGTCGCCGCAGGTGGTGGTGGCCTCGCCGGCCTATCTGAAGCGGCATGGCCGGCCCGCGACGGCCGCCGACCTTGCGCGCCACAACTGCCTGGTGCATATCGTCAAGTCGAGCGCCGGCGTCTGGAAGTTCGCCGGCGATCCGCCGCAGGAGGTGCGCGTTCGAGGTACGGTGCGCTCCAACCTGGGCGACGCCATCAAGCAGGCCGCGCTGCTCGGTACCGGCATCTCGCTCCATCCCTACTACATGGTGTCGGAGGAGCTGCGCGCCGGTACGCTGGAGGCGCTGCTGCCTGGGTCGGTCCCCGAGGAACTCGACATCTACGTCGTGTTCTCGACCCGGCGCAATATGCCGACCCGCGTGCGGCATCTGCTGGAATTCCTCAAGGAGTGGTCGCGCCATCCACCCGACTGGGCCTTGCCCGCCGCGGCTGGCGCGACGCGTCCGAGGGCTTCGCGGACGCGGTCGCCGCCCGGTCCGACTTGA
- a CDS encoding restriction endonuclease subunit S: MSIAGLPEGQRDSTHPPPRMATLGEVCDINPRLPKDHGLQEHSEVAFVPMAAVDEVSATIAQRMARPFGEVRKGYTPFAEGDVLFAKITPCMENGKVAIARDLAGGRGFGSTEFHVLRAREPVLPEWIYFFLRQQRFRNAAKRSLTGTAGQQRVPTAHMAAAAIPVPELARQRRLVDLLACADSMVRLRRRGRELTELMVPALLDDMFGDPQSNPKAWPLVKLGEMLEGIDSGKSPRCHDRPKTEGEWGVLRLSALKNALYDESDHKTLPESERPDPRNEVRTGDLLISRKNTLELVGTPAYVWETRGRILLPDLIFRLRLRPDAGVHPLYLWALLRAPAMRRGLQLLASGTAASMPNISKERLRTLRVMVPAAHLQEAFAQRIAALHAIALQQDAALAHAKKTFAALLARAFEA, from the coding sequence ATGAGCATTGCAGGGCTGCCCGAAGGCCAACGTGATTCGACACACCCGCCCCCCCGCATGGCCACGCTGGGGGAGGTCTGTGACATCAATCCCAGGTTGCCGAAGGACCACGGCCTGCAGGAGCACAGCGAGGTCGCCTTCGTGCCGATGGCCGCGGTGGACGAGGTCAGCGCCACCATCGCCCAGCGCATGGCGCGGCCCTTCGGCGAGGTGAGGAAGGGCTATACCCCCTTTGCCGAGGGCGACGTCCTCTTCGCGAAGATCACGCCCTGCATGGAGAACGGCAAGGTGGCCATCGCGCGCGACCTGGCCGGGGGCCGCGGCTTCGGCTCCACCGAGTTCCACGTGCTGCGCGCCCGCGAGCCCGTGCTGCCCGAATGGATCTACTTCTTCCTGCGCCAGCAGCGCTTCCGCAATGCCGCCAAGCGCAGCCTTACCGGCACCGCCGGCCAGCAGCGCGTGCCGACCGCCCACATGGCAGCCGCCGCCATCCCGGTGCCTGAACTGGCCCGACAGCGCCGCCTGGTCGACCTGCTCGCCTGCGCCGACAGCATGGTGCGCCTGCGGCGCCGGGGCCGCGAGCTCACCGAGCTGATGGTGCCGGCCCTGCTGGACGACATGTTCGGCGACCCGCAGAGCAATCCGAAGGCCTGGCCCCTGGTGAAGCTGGGCGAGATGCTCGAGGGCATCGACAGCGGCAAGAGCCCGCGCTGCCACGACCGGCCGAAGACCGAGGGCGAATGGGGCGTGCTGCGCCTGAGCGCGCTGAAGAACGCGCTCTACGACGAGTCCGACCACAAGACGCTGCCCGAGTCCGAGCGGCCGGACCCGCGCAACGAGGTGCGCACCGGCGACCTGCTGATCAGCCGCAAGAACACGCTGGAGCTGGTGGGCACGCCGGCCTATGTGTGGGAGACCCGGGGCCGGATCCTGCTGCCCGACCTGATCTTCCGGCTGCGCCTGCGTCCGGACGCGGGCGTGCACCCGCTCTACCTGTGGGCGCTGCTGCGGGCGCCAGCCATGCGAAGGGGGCTGCAGCTGCTGGCGAGCGGAACCGCCGCCTCGATGCCGAACATCTCCAAGGAGCGGCTGCGCACGCTCCGGGTGATGGTGCCGGCGGCGCACCTGCAGGAGGCCTTCGCACAGCGGATCGCGGCGCTGCACGCCATCGCGCTCCAGCAGGACGCGGCGTTGGCCCATGCGAAGAAAACCTTCGCGGCGCTGCTGGCGCGCGCCTTCGAGGCCTAG